ATAACTTCACGACCCATTTCTTACCCGCTAATGCGCCGGCGCTGTTGAAAGCCGGGACTGCAGATCCTTTACCCCATTGATACTCAATACGCTCAATCTCTATACGATCCTGGTACACCTCTATGATTGGGGACTGAGTTCCTGAGAACAAAGCTGTTTCATTCAGTCCTCCTTCTTTCGTAACCATGGAGTACCCGTATTCCGTCTCCAGATACGACATAGATCCGACATTAATCACGGTGAAGTCCTTCTGGAAAATGGAGCGCTCATCATTAATGTTCAAGTGAGAGTGACCCGATAATACAACAACTTGCGGAAAATCCTTCAGATCCGCATTCAGGTTCCCATTGGAAGCCTGCTGCCCGTCCATGACCGTTCCAGCAATCGGATGGTGCAAAGTAAGGAAGATCGGCTTATTGCGACTTGCCGGATCAGCGGTTATCGCTGCAAGCCGTCCCCTCAGCCAGTTTCTTTGTGTCGTGTCCCCATTGTAGTTGTTCGCGTTCACGAAGAAGAAGGAATACCCTTTGATTGTCTTCTCGTAATAACCGTTTGATTGGCTCGTGAACCATTCCGCCGGATACCCTTTTTGCACATCAGAGACGCGTGCGTCATGGTTGCCGATCGCAATCTGCATTTGCATACCGCTCCAGCCTTTTCTTTCCATCTGTGTTTTTAAAATATCGTAAACGAACGAATGATGTTGACCCGTGTTAAAGTTATTATCATTAATCATGTCACCGGCAAAAACGATGGCATCCGGATTAGGCAGAACAGAACCGAGGACATCAAAATTACTCACCCATCTGGCTCGATTATTGGCATCATCTTCAGCTGTACCCGGCGCCATATGGACGTCACCCATCGCAGCGAATTTCAGCAGTGGCTTCTCGGTAGTCTTAATGATATAGCCATAAGTCCCGGCTATACTCCAGCCGCCATCTTTCATAGCAATAACCGAAACGTTCGTGGATTCCGTAAGAACGATCGGCGTTCCATTATACTTGATGCTGGTTTCGTCAGGCAATGTGCCGTCCAGCGTATAATAGATGTCTGCCCCTGGAGTCGTGGTGCTAAGCTCAACATTAATGGATTGTTCATAGCGGCCCCCTGGGATGGAAGGCACAGGCTTATCGACAGTAACGGCGGCCACGGCAGCCGGGATAAAACCTGCTCCCGCTGAATAAACAACAGAACAAGCGATGGTACAGGCCATAAAAGCGGATATGAATTTCTTGACATTCAACACGAGAAAACCTCCTTTTGATTATCTTAATAAAAAAAAGATCGCCATCCTCCCTGATCGTATCGGTGGTTGGCGATCTTCTTATGTCTATTTCAGCAGGTTGTAGATCGCTTGTGCAGCTTCTGCACGGGTTGTATGTTCATCCGGTACGAACAGCCCTTCTTGACGGCCGGAGAGCAGCTTCGCTTTCAGAGCGCTATTCACGAAAGGCAGAGCCCAATCGCTGATGTCGGATGCATCTGAACTTGCTGCTGAGGATGCCTCAAGTTTCGATCCTGTCCGGTGCTCATAGGCACGGACGAGCATGACGGCCATCTCTTCTCTGGTGATGCTGCGATTCGGTTCGAAAGCTTGCTGCTCATTGCCAGCAATAATGCCGGCTTTATAGGCAGCAGCCGCTTCCTTCGCATACCAGTCTTTCGCTGTCACATCACCGAACGGAGACGTATCAGCAGATGAAAGTCCTAATGTCCGGGCGAGCAAAGCTGCAAACTCGGCGCGGGATATGTCTTTGCCAGGCGCAAAGGTTGCGTCCGTTGCCCCGTTAACGATATGCTGGGCTGACAACTCTCGAATTGTCGCGAATGCCCAGTGCTTATCCGTCACGTCATTGTAATTCTTCTCCAAAGAAAGCACAGCGTATTGGCCAAGTCGATCCGTTCCGACTTCGATAGCGGTATTTCCATTCACACGCTTTCCGCCCAAGTAGACAAGGCTTCCGTCTTTCTTAATCTCGTAGATGCCAGCCAGTTTCGGATTCATTCCCGCAGGAATCGGGAACGTCATCGTGACAGGCTTCTCAAGCTTAGCCAAGGCAAACTGTTTGCCATCTGCGTTGGTCGCGAAGATCGAGAGGTCGACCATTTGTCCGCCCAACTTGTAATTCGCATTGTCTTTGCGGCTTGCTTCTTGGAGCGTCCGCTCCGCTTGCGCTGCAGCAATCGGTTCGATTTTCACGGTAACCTCAGCCTTGTCGTCAGGTGTCGGCAGCAAATTGCTTGCGGATTTCAACAGATCCCAAGGAACGGTCAGTTTGACGTTCGGTGCCTGAACTTGCAAGGTGCGTCCGTTAAACTGCTCGGCCTGCTCCACCCTAATAATCAGGCGATTCTTTCCTTCCGGTAGTTCGACGGATACGGTTGACTGATCGTCCTTTAAGTCATTGTCCTTGATAGTTACTGCATCTTCTGGCAACTTCGGCTTATCCGGCGTTGTCGATGGCTCTGAAGGATTGGATGGCCCTGGATCTGATTCTAAATTTGACGAACGATTTATTGCAATGCCATATTGCTTGAACGTGCCATCCTGTGCCGTCACCTTAACAGTGATCACATTGGAGCCAACATTTAAGCTGCTGCTCCCTGTGACAGCGGCCGTTGCTGCAGCATGATAAACCGAATAAGTCACAGTGGCAACAGTTGATCTGTAAGGAACATCCATGGAGTAGTTCAGCTTGTCCGGTGCAAAGCCGCTCACTGTCACTCCATTCACCTGCAGATCCCGCAGCGTTGCGTTGGACGATGCCGATTGAGATTGTCTGGTTACCACTAGGGTATACGTACTTTCACTGGTACCATCTTGCGACGTCACCTTAACGGTGACTGGATTATCACCGACGATCAAATTCTGGCCGCCACTCACCACTACGGTTGCAGCAGAATTCGCTTTCGTATAGGTCACATTTGTAACCGTCGTCTCATAGGGTACCGACATCGCATAGTCGAACTTATCCCCTGCGAATCCACTCACCACCGTTCCGTTCACACTCAGATCGATCAAAGAACTGTCGGAGGATAGCGGTTGAGGTTGCCTAGTTATCACAATAGTATAAATACTCTTGCTGGTACCGTCTTGCGCCGTCACCGTGACGGTAACCGGATTATCACCGACAACCAGATTCTCGCCGCCACTCACCGCTACGGTTGCAGCAGGGTCCGCTTTCGAATAGGACACGGTTGCCACAGTCGTCTCATACGGCACCACTATCGCATAGCCAAGCTTTTCCGGCGTGAAGCCGCTGATCGCAGCGCCATTGACTTTTAATTCCGTTAAAGCCACATCCCCACTAAAAGCCTTTTCGCCAGTAAAATCAATTTCGCTCATACTGGTATAGATTGCGTTTGGATCATAGGTTCCAGTAACAACAAATTTCACATACCGGCCCTGCAGTGTTTTGTCCAAAGAAACATAATCCTTATAAACCATGCCTGTCCAAGTCTTGCCGAACGTGCCGGCAGCTTTATTAGCCGCATTGCCCAAGAATGCAGGATCGTTTAAATCAGCCAGATGATCCGAGGCGTACAATTCAAACGTTTTGGGGAATGCCATATATGATTGATCGGTACGGCTCTTTCTCTGAATACCACTGATCTTATTCGTATTCTTCATATCGATAATGACCCAGTGCGGGAAAGGATCAGCTGGTGCTTGATACTTGGAATGCCAAATCGTCGTCTCTTGCCCGTCCAGGATATTTTTTGCTTCATCATTGTCATTTTCAGCATATGAACTGTATGCTTGCAGGGAGAAATTTGTTTTCGGTAAGAATGTGTACACGACAGCACCTTGCGCTGCTTTCAGTGCCCAAATCAAATCCAGATAAGCCTGATCGATTATCGTTGCACCAGAATCCGCTGCCAAAGATTTGGCTGCAGCAATTTGAGCTGTCAGCTCATTTTGCACCTGCACAGGAAGAGATAGTCCTGTTGTCCCGGCAATTTGCGCTGCGAATTGCTCAGCTTCTTGAATTTTTGACGTCAATTGATTGAAATTGTATAAATTCTCTGTCGTCTCTTCTTTATAAGAATCGGATAGCGCTTTGGCTTCCGTTGCAGTCAGAGCACGCTTCCAGATTTTCAAATCATCCAGCGTAACTTCTGCTCCACCATTTCCCTTATTGCCATCGGCTCCGAGAATAATATTAAAAGAAGTATCCAAACTGGCTGTCCCTAATACAGAGATGTCCTTGGTTGCCTTCAGAACTCCGTCCACGTACGTTGAGGCAGTCTTGTTCGTTCTGTCTACAGATAACGTGAAGTAATGCCACTCTATTCCCACATTTTGAGCGGAATAATCAATACGATTGCCTCCAGCCGCCATGTTAAGGGTCATGTATTTCGTAGTCGCAGGGCCGACATACCAGCCAGGATTTCCACCCGAGTTCCAGTTTTTATTGGCGAGAACCGTCTGATCCCCGGCCAAATCGCCCATATGCCAGAACGAGATTGTGAAATTGCCATTTCCGAACTTCAGGTCGGATCTATCGCCCATATCCACATAATTGGCATTGCCGGCTGCAATTTCGACCGCTTGACCGGATTTACCTGTGACGAAAGTGACATCACCGCTTTGAGCAGCTTTGCCGGTTACACTTGGAGCATCCTCATCCAGATTACCCTCGAATTTCATATCAGACACGAGCCCATTCCACATTGTAGAAGGGTCTATCGGTGTCAATCCCGGCGCTGTGCCTCCGGTCCGGTAGGCAGTCTGCACAGGAGTGCTTTTGTTGCCGTAAACATCCACGGCTGTTACGTTGATCATATAAGAGGTTGCCGGATCCAAGTCGGCCATCGGAATATTCATTTTATTCGGAATCGGCGAGAAGTAATAATCCGACAAAACGTTGAATGATTTCACTGTTTCAGCCGTTCTCTGGTTCAACAGTTTGATTTCATAGTGATGCATGGACTGATCGTCTTTGGCTTGTCGGAAAGAAAGCACCGGTACGTTACTCACTCCTGGCAGCACTTTGATCTCGGGGTTCGCCGGGAATTGAGGCGCTGTTTTGTTGCGGTTGCTTGTTGTGTACGTGAAGTTGCTTTTAATTTCCGCATTGGAATTGCCTTGCAGCTTCACAACCCATTTCTTCCCTGCCAATGCCCCAGCGCTGGAGTACGGAGGCGGGGTGCCCGCTCCTTCTCTCCCTATTCCTTCCCACTTACCTCCATTAATGATGGAGCCTGGATCGCCGTTATACTCCACTCGCTCAATCTCTATGCGATCCTCGTATACCTCAATAAATTCCGATTGATTAACAGGAAATTCATTGCGATTTGCCATTAAACCTTCGTTCGTGACAGCGCCGTACCCACTCTCTGTCTCTACATAGGACATAGATCCCAGATTGATCGCTGTAAAGTCTTTCTGGTAAATGGAACGATCATCGTTAATATTCAAATGGGAGTGGCCGGATAAGACGATGACTTGCGGAAAATCCTTTAAATCCGCATACAAATTCTCATTTGCAGACTGCGCGCCGTCCATGACTGTATTTTTAACCGGATGATGCAAAGTAATAAAGATTGGCTTGTTAAGGTTTGCCGGATCGCTAGTCAACGCTGCCAGTCGCCCCTTCAGCCAATTCCGTTGATTCGTGTCACCGTTGTAGTTGTTCGCGTTCAAGAAGAAAAAAGAATAGTCTTTAATTGTCTTCTCGTAATACCCGTTGGACTGACTCGTGAACCATTCATTCGGATAACCAGCTTTGACCTCTGCTACGCTGGCGTCATGGTTGCCGATGGCAATCTGTACAGGCATATCTTCCCAGCCTTTTCGTGCCATTTGTTCCTGGAAAACCTCGCGAACAAAAGCATGATCACGCCCTTTGCCATCGAAGTTATCATTGATTAAATCGCCTCCGATAACAATCGCATCCGGCTTGAAAATGGAAGACATCACATCAAAGTTGCTGGTGTACCGTGCTTTCGTACTGAGTTTATCCGCCGGTGTGTTCGTTCCGATATGAAGGTCAGACATCGCTGCAAATTTCAGCAGTGGTTTTTCAGATGTTTTGATGATGTAGCCGTAAGTCCCTGCTTTACTCCAAACACCGTCTTTCAGGGCAATAACTGAAATGTTCGTTGATTCCGTGATTAAAATCGGCGTTCCAGTATATTTGAGGCTGGTTTCGTCAGGCAATGTGCCGTCGAGCGTATAATAGACTTCTGCACCTGACGTCGTGGAGGTAAATGTAACATTGACTGATTGCTCATAGCGGCCAGCCGGCACTGAGGGGACTGGCTTGTCGACTATAACAGAAGCAACAGCAGCTGGGATGAAACCTGCACCCGATGAGTATACAACCGAGCAAGCAATCGTGCACGCCATGAATGTAGATACGAATTTTTTGGCATTCAACATGTAAGTCCTCCATCTAATCAATTTTGATCACCAAACATTTAAAACCACATTATTTTATTGTTTTTATTTGTGTTTAGTTTTATTTTATTGTTTGTTTGTTCTCGCAAAGTTAATTGCATATGGTGATTTTGTAAATATATCGAACTGAATGGTAAATTAGCGCACTGACGATCCCTTATACGCACGAGGTTACAAAAAAAGATCGCCCTCCTCCTGATCGTATAGGTGGTTGGCGATCTTTCGATGTGTATTTCAGCATCTCAACAAAGTTAAAAAAATTATTTATGTTGTTTTTATTATGTTTAATTGTATTGCTTCGATTTAATTACCTGCTCTCTATTTCCACAAAAGAAACATGTTCAACTGACTTCAATAAGGCATAGACATCCGTCGCCTGTACCTTTTCATACGTAAGCAACTTCAATTCCAACTGATTGGAGCTTCCTTCCACATCTCTCACTTTGACCCGCTCGACCTGCATGTTTAATTCTTTCAACTTTTGAAAGATTAGATTGGGATCCTGGCTTTCATGAAAAACGATTCTTACTTCCAAATATCTTTGCTTGAGTGAACGGGGACCGATTAACTTAATAAGGACGGGGAACAAATTAACGGACAGAATAATGAAGATCACGGCTACAAAAGCCTGGAGATAATACCCGGCTCCCGTTGCTATGCCCAGCGCAGAGGCTGACCATACCATCGAAGCTGTGGTCAACCCGGAAATTTCGTCATTGCTTTTTCTTAAAATAACGCCTGCACCCAAGAATCCTACGCCGCTTACGATTTGCGCAGCGAGCCGCATCGGATCCATGTTGGTGTGGCCAGGAATGGAGAACTTGCTTACTGACTCGATGGAGACCAACGTAATCAAACAGCTTGCAACAGCAATGACCATGTTGGTCTTCATGCCTACAGGCTTATGCTTGAGCTGTCGGTCAATGCCAATCAGCATGCCAAGAAATAGAGCAATACCTAGCTTGATAACAAAGTGAGACATCAACACTACACTTCCCCCACTTTTCTCGTTTCTGGCAGCATGCGAGACTTTTTATACGGAAACAGACAGTTCTTTGAGAACGCTATCGATCTCAACATAGGGATACCCCTGCGCTTCAGCAACTGCTTTATACGTGACCTTGCCTTCAATTGTGTTGAAACCTTTGGCCAAATCTTTATGCTGCAATCCAGCTTCGCGATAGCCTTTATTCGCAATTTGCAAGCCATAGCCTATCGTGACGTTCGTTAATGCGACTGTGGATGTCTGTGCAACCGCTCCAGGCATATTGGCAACTGCATAATGTACAACACCGTGCTTCACGTAGGTCGGGTTGCTATGCGTTGTAATCCGGTCGATGGTTTCAATCGATCCGCCTTGATCAATAGCTACATCCACGATAACAGAACCAGGCTTCATCGTTTTCACGACAGCTTCTGTCACGAGTCGCGGAGCGCGGCTGCCCGGAATCAGTACCGCACCGATCAGAAGGTCCGCTTTCTTAACGGCTTCTGCAATATTGCTGCCATGCGACATTAATGTCCGCAGACGACCCTGAAATTGATCATCCAGCTGGCGCAGCCGCTCTGCATTCACATCAAGCAGCGTCACGCTTGCGCCTAAGCCAATTGCCATTTTGGCCGCTTGCGTCCCCACCACGCCGCCGCCAATAATGACGACTTCAGCTGGCGCTACGCCAGGAACACCGCCTAGAAGAATTCCTTTTCCTCCTTTGGACTTCTCGAGGAATTGGGCGCCGATTTGAATCGACATCCGGCCAGCGACTTCACTCATCGGCGTCAGAAGCGGCAGCGACCCATTGCTCAATTGAATGGTTTCATAGGCGATGGCTATCACTTTCTTATCCGTTAACGCTCGGGTCAACTCGGATTCTGCCGCAAGATGCAAATAAGTGAATAGAATTAATCCTTCCCGAAAATACACATACTCGTCTTCAAGCGGTTCCTTTACTTTAAGAACCATATCCGCTGACCAAGCATCCGCTGCGAAGGGCACTATTTTGGCTCCTGCTTCTATATAATCATCGTTTGCAAACCCGCTCCCCCAACCAGCGCCTGCTTCAATCCAAACCTCGTGTCCATACTGTTTAAAAGAGGCAACGCCCGCAGGTGTAATCCCCACTCGATTCTCGTTGTTTTTAATTTCTTTCGGTACGCCAATAATCATGCTCATTCATCCCCTTTGGTTATGTCCAAAACTTTTCTTGCTGAATCGCATCCACAAGACGAATCATATCGTCTACCTGTACTTCTCCGATGTTACCGATCCGAAACGTATTCGCATTCGTAATTTTCCCCGGATAAATAACAAAGCCTTTGCGCTTCAATTTCTCATATAACGTTTGGAACTGGAAAGCTTCGCTTTCGGGATATAAGAAGGATGTGATGATTGGAGACTGCAACTGCTCCGGCAGCAGCGTTTCGAAACCGAGCAGTTTCATTCCTTTGACGAGCGCTCGCTGACTAGTTTTGTATCGATTGTATCTGGCGGTTATGCCGCCTTCATCTGCCAGTTCTTTCAGAGCTTCGTAGAAGGCACGGACGACATGAGTCGGAGAGGTGAACCGCCATTTGCCGTTATAATGTTCCATTTTGTCCCATTGATCGTACAAATCCAGAGAATGTGAACGGGCCCAGCCTGCGCACTTTTCCAATTCATCGATCTTGGCGATAACGAAGCCGAATCCAGGCACACCTTGGATGCACTTGTTCGCGCTGCTGATCAGGAAATCAATTTGCAGCTCCGCTATATCCATTGGAATTCCGCCAAAGGAGCTCATGGCATCTACAATATAGGTTTTGTTATATTTTTTTGCTATGCGGCCTACAGCTTCAATCGGGTTTAACATGCCTGTCGTCGTTTCGCAATGAACAACAGCTACATGCGTAATATCCGCATCTTCTTGCAGCAAGGACTCCAATTGATTCAAATCGGGAGGAGCAACCTCTCCGTTATCCAAGAGGACGAGCGGAATATTCAGCATTTTGGCCATATGCGCCATCCGCTGGCCATATGCGCCATTGGCCATAACGAGGATTTTACCATGCTGCGGAATAACGCTTCCGATAACAGCTTCCACGCAAAATGACCCGCTGCCTTGCATCAGAACGGAGGAATAGAACGAGGCCTCCTTGGTCGCTAGTCGGACAAGTCTGGTCCGAATATCCTGGACAATTCGATTATAGTCATCATCCCATGTACACCAGTCTTTCAGCATAGCCGCCTTTACCCTTTTGCTAGTGGAAAGCGGTCCTGGCGTCAGAAGTAAATACGGGTTGTCTTCGATCAGCTCAATATTCATCGTGATACTCTCCTTCGTTTTGTTCATCTATTGGTCGCCTCCAGCCATACGCACGTTAATGTCATCAATGACATGCACAAGATCACCGATCGTCGGAATCACGTAATGAGCTCCGGCTTCAAAGAAGCGTTTCTCAACGACAGCCATTTTCGCTTCCAATTCTTCAGCCGGCAGCGTGTTCACTTCTTCCTCGGTAAGACCGAGTTCGCTTCCGCCTTTCAC
Above is a genomic segment from Paenibacillus sp. HWE-109 containing:
- a CDS encoding cadherin-like beta sandwich domain-containing protein, with the protein product MLNAKKFVSTFMACTIACSVVYSSGAGFIPAAVASVIVDKPVPSVPAGRYEQSVNVTFTSTTSGAEVYYTLDGTLPDETSLKYTGTPILITESTNISVIALKDGVWSKAGTYGYIIKTSEKPLLKFAAMSDLHIGTNTPADKLSTKARYTSNFDVMSSIFKPDAIVIGGDLINDNFDGKGRDHAFVREVFQEQMARKGWEDMPVQIAIGNHDASVAEVKAGYPNEWFTSQSNGYYEKTIKDYSFFFLNANNYNGDTNQRNWLKGRLAALTSDPANLNKPIFITLHHPVKNTVMDGAQSANENLYADLKDFPQVIVLSGHSHLNINDDRSIYQKDFTAINLGSMSYVETESGYGAVTNEGLMANRNEFPVNQSEFIEVYEDRIEIERVEYNGDPGSIINGGKWEGIGREGAGTPPPYSSAGALAGKKWVVKLQGNSNAEIKSNFTYTTSNRNKTAPQFPANPEIKVLPGVSNVPVLSFRQAKDDQSMHHYEIKLLNQRTAETVKSFNVLSDYYFSPIPNKMNIPMADLDPATSYMINVTAVDVYGNKSTPVQTAYRTGGTAPGLTPIDPSTMWNGLVSDMKFEGNLDEDAPSVTGKAAQSGDVTFVTGKSGQAVEIAAGNANYVDMGDRSDLKFGNGNFTISFWHMGDLAGDQTVLANKNWNSGGNPGWYVGPATTKYMTLNMAAGGNRIDYSAQNVGIEWHYFTLSVDRTNKTASTYVDGVLKATKDISVLGTASLDTSFNIILGADGNKGNGGAEVTLDDLKIWKRALTATEAKALSDSYKEETTENLYNFNQLTSKIQEAEQFAAQIAGTTGLSLPVQVQNELTAQIAAAKSLAADSGATIIDQAYLDLIWALKAAQGAVVYTFLPKTNFSLQAYSSYAENDNDEAKNILDGQETTIWHSKYQAPADPFPHWVIIDMKNTNKISGIQRKSRTDQSYMAFPKTFELYASDHLADLNDPAFLGNAANKAAGTFGKTWTGMVYKDYVSLDKTLQGRYVKFVVTGTYDPNAIYTSMSEIDFTGEKAFSGDVALTELKVNGAAISGFTPEKLGYAIVVPYETTVATVSYSKADPAATVAVSGGENLVVGDNPVTVTVTAQDGTSKSIYTIVITRQPQPLSSDSSLIDLSVNGTVVSGFAGDKFDYAMSVPYETTVTNVTYTKANSAATVVVSGGQNLIVGDNPVTVKVTSQDGTSESTYTLVVTRQSQSASSNATLRDLQVNGVTVSGFAPDKLNYSMDVPYRSTVATVTYSVYHAAATAAVTGSSSLNVGSNVITVKVTAQDGTFKQYGIAINRSSNLESDPGPSNPSEPSTTPDKPKLPEDAVTIKDNDLKDDQSTVSVELPEGKNRLIIRVEQAEQFNGRTLQVQAPNVKLTVPWDLLKSASNLLPTPDDKAEVTVKIEPIAAAQAERTLQEASRKDNANYKLGGQMVDLSIFATNADGKQFALAKLEKPVTMTFPIPAGMNPKLAGIYEIKKDGSLVYLGGKRVNGNTAIEVGTDRLGQYAVLSLEKNYNDVTDKHWAFATIRELSAQHIVNGATDATFAPGKDISRAEFAALLARTLGLSSADTSPFGDVTAKDWYAKEAAAAYKAGIIAGNEQQAFEPNRSITREEMAVMLVRAYEHRTGSKLEASSAASSDASDISDWALPFVNSALKAKLLSGRQEGLFVPDEHTTRAEAAQAIYNLLK
- a CDS encoding MgtC/SapB family protein, which translates into the protein MSHFVIKLGIALFLGMLIGIDRQLKHKPVGMKTNMVIAVASCLITLVSIESVSKFSIPGHTNMDPMRLAAQIVSGVGFLGAGVILRKSNDEISGLTTASMVWSASALGIATGAGYYLQAFVAVIFIILSVNLFPVLIKLIGPRSLKQRYLEVRIVFHESQDPNLIFQKLKELNMQVERVKVRDVEGSSNQLELKLLTYEKVQATDVYALLKSVEHVSFVEIESR
- the ald gene encoding alanine dehydrogenase, with amino-acid sequence MIIGVPKEIKNNENRVGITPAGVASFKQYGHEVWIEAGAGWGSGFANDDYIEAGAKIVPFAADAWSADMVLKVKEPLEDEYVYFREGLILFTYLHLAAESELTRALTDKKVIAIAYETIQLSNGSLPLLTPMSEVAGRMSIQIGAQFLEKSKGGKGILLGGVPGVAPAEVVIIGGGVVGTQAAKMAIGLGASVTLLDVNAERLRQLDDQFQGRLRTLMSHGSNIAEAVKKADLLIGAVLIPGSRAPRLVTEAVVKTMKPGSVIVDVAIDQGGSIETIDRITTHSNPTYVKHGVVHYAVANMPGAVAQTSTVALTNVTIGYGLQIANKGYREAGLQHKDLAKGFNTIEGKVTYKAVAEAQGYPYVEIDSVLKELSVSV
- the phnW gene encoding 2-aminoethylphosphonate--pyruvate transaminase, with product MEDNPYLLLTPGPLSTSKRVKAAMLKDWCTWDDDYNRIVQDIRTRLVRLATKEASFYSSVLMQGSGSFCVEAVIGSVIPQHGKILVMANGAYGQRMAHMAKMLNIPLVLLDNGEVAPPDLNQLESLLQEDADITHVAVVHCETTTGMLNPIEAVGRIAKKYNKTYIVDAMSSFGGIPMDIAELQIDFLISSANKCIQGVPGFGFVIAKIDELEKCAGWARSHSLDLYDQWDKMEHYNGKWRFTSPTHVVRAFYEALKELADEGGITARYNRYKTSQRALVKGMKLLGFETLLPEQLQSPIITSFLYPESEAFQFQTLYEKLKRKGFVIYPGKITNANTFRIGNIGEVQVDDMIRLVDAIQQEKFWT